ACCATAATACCTAGCGATGTTGTTTACAGGCAAGCTCATATGATTCAAGCGGTGAGTAAAATTTGCAGTAACAACCAATTAGAAGAAGAATTAAATAAACATCTTAATCAATTTGATAACAATATCCAATCTATTAGCTTTAACACCAACAACCAACTCAAATTAAAAGTGAAAAATATCAAAGAAAAAGTCCCACTATCTGTATTTGGCGATGGTTTGAAGAAATATTTGCATATTGTAAGTGTTTTTATGGTTGATAACGCAAAAACGATTTATATTGATGAAGTAGAGAATGGCTTACACTTTTCTCGCATGAAATTATTATTAAGGTGTGTTATTGATTTTATCAACGACAACAAAGATGGTAATTTGCAAGTGTTTATGACCACCCACAGCCAAGAATTTATAGAAATTCTAGATCAAGTTATCAGAGAAAAGGATTTTGTGCATCAAACTAAGTTGTTTTGCTTGGAACAATACGATGATTTAATCGTTGCAGAGCCTTATTATGGAGAAAATTTATCTCTTTATTTCAAGAATGGTGCCAATCTTTTTGGAGGTAAAGAAAGGTTTAAGGAAAATAACTATGAGTAAAAAGACACTCATTTATACAGAAGGAAAAAATGATAAAATTTTTCTAAGTTGGTGTCTTGATGTTTGGAAAAATGAAGATCATTTTGATCAAGCTCATTTTGATATAATCCATGTAGGAGGTAAAAATAAAATATTCTCAGATGAATTTTGTGAAAGAATTGAGAATATTTTAAAGAATGAAAACCAAGAATATGGACAAGTGTGCATTATTTTTGATGCAGACATAAAAGAAGAGAACCAAGAACGCGATGCAGGT
This DNA window, taken from Helicobacter pylori, encodes the following:
- a CDS encoding AAA family ATPase; protein product: MIQSVRIKNFKTFKDTQIDGFTKLNIITGQNNAGKSNLLEALYYLVGKSMHPCTNVLEIYDNIRKEPLTSESKSLMFYGLDTKEEIQIVTTLDNNQTLDLQIKFIASENQKVIESQIIPTAEQTQMLSQLNFTLKKNNEEIYNDHLNIAKVPNFPPIPNQSGYNRQFKNFDPNQLQKLLPFESATIIPSDVVYRQAHMIQAVSKICSNNQLEEELNKHLNQFDNNIQSISFNTNNQLKLKVKNIKEKVPLSVFGDGLKKYLHIVSVFMVDNAKTIYIDEVENGLHFSRMKLLLRCVIDFINDNKDGNLQVFMTTHSQEFIEILDQVIREKDFVHQTKLFCLEQYDDLIVAEPYYGENLSLYFKNGANLFGGKERFKENNYE